A part of Miscanthus floridulus cultivar M001 unplaced genomic scaffold, ASM1932011v1 os_2097_1_2, whole genome shotgun sequence genomic DNA contains:
- the LOC136534615 gene encoding uncharacterized protein: protein MVASAKGRFVSVLAVAAALAAVLLYRAPFSKSLGGEGCSLLPHDHFWIASDRVVTLGRVGPAAVEVKGGLINAIAVGDYRSFVLRRPLLDYGDAVIMPGLIDVHAHLDEPGRAEWEGFSTGTRAAAAGGITTLVDMPLNSFPSTVSEETLKMKLEAAQDKLYVDVGFWGGLVPENAFNPSALESLLNAGVLGLKSFMCPSGINDFPMTNSTHIEEGLVTLAKYKRPLLIHAERIPEAEDDDVQEDELDPRSYMTYLKSRPPSWEEAAIRDLHRAMKDTESGGRSEGAHIHIVHLSDAKTSLELMKDAKRSGASLSIETCPHYLAFSSEEVPDGDTRFKCSPPIRDDTNRENLWKALLDGHIDMLSSDHSPSTPDLKLMEEGNFLRAWGGISSLQFVLPVTWSYGRKYGITLNQLASWWSEKPAKLAGQKNKGAILPGYHADIVVWKPETEFQLDDNHAIYHKHQNISAYLGKQLSGKVLSTFVRGNLVFAEDKHANVACGVPILAKWIQSCHWGSSPSVWTSLRHRKRKRHPLPPSMAATGKLTLLLPVTLSSRSSHRTRGFMQNPRRQPPQRLTAAATETSSYNLPSRSSPETPEARQIRLETESALEWGGVCGRLVHFASTAAGRAACEGGRVPVGRSREESERLLDQTAAAVLLPTPLDFGGVEDVSALVAAAAAGRALAVRELCAVGRSIRAVQAVFDQLRRLADDMPDGRYSSLVDILQGCDFLTELVQWIEFCLDSTLSLVLDRASKKLEIIRRERRRNIEMLESLLKDTAAKIFQAGGIDSPLVTKRRSRMCVGVKASHKHLVPGGIVLSSSGSGATYFMEPRDAVELNNREVKLSGDERAEELAILSLLTSMIADSKLKIRNLMDKVLELDLACARGSYARWTNGVKPTFTDSYTISQSDQCTDYSVYIEGIRHPLLLEQSLMAEESTTEAPEMPVPLDMWVKKDARIVVISGPNTGGKTATMKTLGLSSLMSKAGMFFPAKGSPRIPWFDQVLADIGDHQSLEHSLSTFSGHISRLRSIVEIVSKDSLVLIDEIGSGTDPSEGVALSTSILKYLASKVNLAIVTTHYADLSRLQSVDNRFDNAAMEFCVETLQPTYRILWGSTGNSNALSIAKSIGFDQKVLDRAQEWVEKLLPDKQKERQGLLYDSLLDEKKLLESQANKAASVLSQVEGLYNEIRLEADDLESRVAALRTRETQKVQQELKVVKSQMDTIIKNFEAQLKNSKLEQYNSLLRKAEAATASVVAAHQPSEITFDDDENQSSFVPQIGDKVYIQGLGGGMMATVVETFGEDESCMVQYGKIKVRVKRSKIKLVQRGTNNDATTSSSVKAKGQTPKQRSATTDGGGSVSFGPAVQTSKNTVDLRGKRVSEAAYELRMAIDACRPYQVLFVVHGMGTGAVKDCAIDVLRNHPRVAKFEDESPLNYGCTVAYIQ, encoded by the exons ATGGTGGCGTCGGCCAAGGGACGGTTCGTGTCCGTgctcgcggtggcggcggcgctcgcGGCCGTGCTCCTCTACCGCGCGCCCTTCTCCAAG AGCTTGGGCGGCGAAGGGTGCAGCCTCCTCCCGCACGACCACTTCTGGATCGCCAGCGACCGCGTCGTCACGCTCGGCCGCGTCGGCCCCGCCGCAG TGGAGGTCAAAGGAGGGCTCATCAACGCCATCGCCGTCGGGGACTACCGGAGCTTCGTGCTCCGCCGGCCGCTCCTGGACTACGGGGACGCCGTCATCATGCCCGGCCTCATCGACGT GCATGCCCATCTCGACGAGCCTGGACGTGCCGAGTGGGAGGGCTTCTCCACCGGTACAAGAGCAGCTGCGGCAG GTGGGATAACGACGTTGGTGGATATGCCACTCAACAGCTTCCCGTCAACAGTCTCTGAAGAAACTCTCAAAATGAAG CTGGAAGCAGCTCAAGATAAGCTATATGTTGATGTGG GGTTCTGGGGAGGCCTTGTGCCAGAGAACGCCTTCAACCCAAGTGCTTTAGAGAGTCTCCTAAATGCAGGCGTTTTAGGACTCAAG TCTTTTATGTGCCCCTCTGGCATCAACGACTTCCCCATGACAAATTCAACTCATATCGAG GAAGGATTGGTTACACTGGCAAAATACAAGAGACCTTTACTTATCCATGCAGAACGTATACCTGAGGCTGAGGATGATGATGTGCAAGAGGATGAACTAGATCCTCGATCCTATATGACGTATCTAAAGTCTAGACCACCATCATG GGAGGAAGCAGCTATCAGAGATCTACACCGTGCAATGAAGGATACGGAGTCGGGTGGTCGGTCCGAAGGAGCTCATATTCACATTGTTCATCTATCAGATGCAAAAACTTCCTTGGAACTTATGAAG GATGCTAAACGCAGTGGTGCAAGTTTATCAATAGAAACATGCCCTCATTACCTGGCATTTTCATCTGAAGAAGTTCCAGATGGAGATACTCGCTTTAAATGTTCTCCTCCCATACGTGATGACACAAACAGAGAGAATCTTTGGAAAGCTCTACTT GATGGACACATAGACATGCTAAGTTCAGACCACTCACCATCAACTCCTGATCTCAAGCTAATGGAGGAAGGCAACTTTTTAAGGGCATGGGGAGGCATATCATCATTGCAG TTTGTCCTCCCGGTAACATGGTCATATGGGCGAAAGTATGGCATTACTCTAAATCAGCTAGCCTCATGGTGGAGCGAAAAGCCAGCCAAGCTTGCAGGCCAAAAGAACAAG GGAGCTATTCTACCAGGATACCATGCTGACATAGTAGTATGGAAACCCGAAACTGAGTTCCAACTTGATGACAACCATGCTATATATCATAAACATCAG AATATTTCGGCGTATCTAGGAAAGCAACTTTCTGGTAAGGTCCTGTCAACTTTTGTGAGAGGAAACCTTGTGTTTGCTGAAGACAAGCATGCAAATGTTGCTTGTGGTGTTCCTATCCTCGCTAA GTGGATCCAGAGCTGCCATT GGGGAAGCAGTCCGTCGGTGTGGACCTCCCTCCGTCACCGGAAGCGGAAGAGACACCCGCTTCCTCCATCCATGGCTGCCACAGGTAAGCTTACCCTTCTCCTCCCAGTGACCCTCTCGTCTAGGTCCTCCCACCGCACGCGCGGCTTCATGCAGAATCCACGTCGTCAGCCGCCGCAACGCCTCACAGCGGCGGCCACCGAAACCTCCTCCTACAACCTACCATCTCGCTCCTCACCGGAGACGCCGGAGGCGAGGCAGATACGCCTGGAGACGGAGTCAGCGCTGGAATGGGGCGGCGTGTGCGGGCGGCTGGTCCACTTCGCCTCCACTGCCGCCGGCCGCGCCGCCTGCGAGGGAGGGCGCGTCCCCGTCGGGCGGAGCCGGGAGGAGAGCGAGAGGCTGCTCGAccagacggcggcggcggtgctgcttCCGACGCCGCTCGATTTTGGCGGCGTCGAGGACGTGTCCGCGCTCGTCGCTGCGGCGGCCGCGGGCCGGGCGCTTGCGGTGAGGGAGCTTTGCGCAGTTGGGCGCAGCATCCGTGCCGTGCAGGCGGTGTTCGACCAGTTGAGGAGGCTTGCCGATGATATGCCGGATGGAAG GTACTCTTCTCTTGTAGATATACTGCAAGGCTGTGACTTCTTAACTGAACTTGTTCAATGGATAGAGTTTTGCCTTGATTCCACCCTTTCTCTTGTCCTGGATCGGGCAAGCAAAAAGTTAGAAATAATCCGCCGAGAAAGGCGGAGGAACATCGAAATGTTAGAATCTCTGCTGAAAGATACAGCTGCAAAGATTTTCCAGGCTGGTGGGATTGATAGTCCACTGGTCACCAAGCGACGTTCTAGGATGTGTGTTGGTGTGAAAGCTTCACACAAGCATTTGGTGCCTGGTGGAATCGTTCTGAGTTCCAGTGGCTCTGGTGCAACGTACTTTATGGAGCCACGGGATGCTGTTGAGCTCAACAACAGGGAAGTTAAACTCTCAGGAGACGAGAGAGCAGAGGAACTGGCAATATTGAGCTTACTTACCTCAATGATCGCAGACTCCAAACTGAAGATCAGAAATTTGATGGACAAGGTTTTGGAATTGGACCTTGCTTGTGCTAGAGGGTCGTATGCCCGATGGACAAATGGTGTCAAACCAACCTTCACTGATAGTTATACCATTAGCCAATCGGATCAGTGCACTGACTATTCAGTTTATATTGAGGGCATTAGACATCCTCTTCTACTTGAACAGTCTCTTATGGCAGAAGAATCAACTACAGAAGCACCTGAAATGCCTGTTCCATTGGACATGTGGGTAAAAAAGGACGCAAGGATAGTTGTCATCTCTGGACCTAACACTGGAGGCAAAACTGCCACTATGAAGACCTTGGGGCTGTCCTCACTTATGTCAAAAGCTGGTATGTTCTTCCCAGCCAAAGGAAGTCCTAGGATTCCTTGGTTCGATCAGGTTCTTGCAGATATTGGCGATCACCAG TCACTGGAGCACAGCCTCTCTACATTCAGTGGGCACATATCACGTCTGCGCAGCATTGTAGAAATCGTATCAAAGGACTCTCTAGTTCTAATTGATGAGATTGGCAGCGGCACTGATCCATCTGAAGGTGTAGCTCTTTCAACCAGCATTTTGAAGTATCTTGCGAGTAAAGTGAATTTGGCCATTGTGACAACTCATTATGCTGATCTAAGTCGGCTCCAGTCAGTTGACAACCGATTCGACAATGCTGCAATGGAATTTTGTGTAGAAACTCTACAGCCAACGTACCGAATCTTATGGGGCAGTACTGGTAATTCTAATGCACTTAGTATTGCAAAGTCAATTGGTTTTGATCAAAAAGTGCTTGATCGTGCACAAGAATGGGTTGAGAAACTATTGCCTGATAAGCAAAAGGAGCGGCAAGGTTTACTTTATGATTCTCTCCTTGATGAAAAAAAACTTTTGGAATCTCAAGCAAATAAAGCTGCATCTGTTCTTTCACAAGTTGAGGGGCTGTACAATGAG ATTCGCTTGGAAGCTGATGATCTTGAAAGTCGAGTAGCTGCTTTGAGAACAAGAGAGACCCAAAAGGTACAACAAGAATTGAAGGTTGTAAAGTCTCAGATGGACACCATAATCAAGAACTTTGAAGCTCAGCTAAAGAATTCAAAACTTGAACAATACAATTCGCTATTGAGGAAAGCAGAAGCTGCCACTGCTTCCGTGGTTGCTGCTCATCAGCCAAGTGAAATAACTTTCGATGACGATGAAAACCAGAGCTCGTTTGTCCCACAAATTGGAGACAAAGTGTATATTCAAGGGCTGGGAGGAGGAATGATGGCTACTGTTGTCGAAACTTTTGGAGAAGATGAGAGCTGTATGGTTCAATATGGAAAGATAAAGGTTCGAGTCAAAAGAAGCAAGATAAAATTGGTTCAAAGAGGCACAAATAACGATGCAACAACTTCCTCTTCTGTAAAAGCAAAG